In Melanotaenia boesemani isolate fMelBoe1 chromosome 16, fMelBoe1.pri, whole genome shotgun sequence, the following proteins share a genomic window:
- the LOC121655918 gene encoding transmembrane protein 229B-like: protein MKGRKLTGGAQGSNDRGTGVEDPVEKQPHGSSPARAASVLVRLYVYGLHGCLCEVAFTAVYDWCSTQDRRLAGHSSLWALPMYATAIYLMEGLRARLLAQNQPLPVRLTAYILFIYIWEFSWGVGLRLMGACPWDYSGYRYNLAGLVTLEYSVPWAAAAFIAEQYVIRNTLRIRLHK, encoded by the exons ATGAAGGGGAGAAAACTAACAGGGGGAGCACAAGGGAGTAATGACAGAG GGACTGGAGTAGAAGATCCAGTAGAGAAACAACCTCATGGCAGCAGCCCTGCTCGCGCCGCCTCCGTCCTCGTTCGTCTCTATGTGTACGGTCTGCATGGCTGCCTCTGCGAGGTGGCCTTCACTGCCGTGTACGACTGGTGCAGCACCCAGGACCGGAGACTGGCGGGTCACAGCAGCCTGTGGGCCCTTCCAATGTACGCCACTGCTATCTACCTCATGGAGGGCCTGAGGGCCCGGCTGCTGGCTCAGAATCAGCCGCTGCCAGTGCGACTGACTGCCTACATTTTGTTTATCTACATATGGGAGTTCAGCTGGGGTGTAGGACTGAGGCTGATGGGGGCCTGTCCCTGGGATTACTCAGGTTACAGGTACAACCTGGCCGGACTGGTGACTTTGGAGTATTCTGTACCCTGGGCTGCGGCAGCATTCATAGCGGAGCAGTATGTGATCAGGAACACTCTTAGAATAAGACTACACAAATGA
- the hcar1-3 gene encoding hydroxycarboxylic acid receptor 3, which yields MIANVTSCQSANNHTGNVFLQIVLIIEMIVGLPGSMVALWVFCFRIKRWKSHIIFLFNMLLADFLLLLSVPFRIDTHLRGDLDHWAYGPIWCRINLFMLTVNRSASIAFMTVVAMDRYFKVVHPHHCISRLTVNQTSLLAGLIWTAVVAVRIPLLTINLLHQDPNCNISLCHSFHSYNEIPGPVLVHYIAYIAEFFLPWSLLIFCSVGITCHLRKRRMDRHKKVRRAIRAVMVITLVFTICFMPSVFTGMVGWQIKIFYPKMETSYKLWTQAFMVCIGFTYLNSALDPVIYVFSSSNFYDALITSFRFKRIVRAAKSP from the coding sequence ATGATTGCTAACGTGACTTCCTGCCAGTCCGCCAACAACCACACAGGAAATGTCTTCCTTCAGATTGTCCTGATAATTGAGATGATCGTGGGCCTGCCTGGAAGCATGGTGGCATTGTGGGTTTTCTGTTTCCGAATCAAGCGCTGGAAATCCCACATCATCTTCCTTTTTAACATGCTTCTGGCTGACTTTTTGCTCCTCTTGAGTGTGCCTTTCCGCATTGACACCCACCTACGAGGAGATTTGGACCACTGGGCGTACGGACCGATCTGGTGCCGCATTAACCTTTTCATGCTGACTGTCAATCGCTCTGCCAGTATTGCTTTCATGACCGTTGTGGCTATGGACCGTTACTTCAAGGTGGTTCATCCGCATCACTGCATCAGCCGACTGACTGTTAATCAAACAAGCCTTCTTGCCGGTCTGATATGGACTGCTGTTGTTGCGGTTCGGATTCCCCTATTGACCATCAACCTCCTCCACCAAGATCCCAACTGCAACATCTCTTTGTGCCACAGCTTCCACTCCTATAACGAAATCCCTGGACCAGTACTTGTGCACTACATTGCTTATATTGCAGAGTTTTTCCTGCCATGGTCCTTGCTGATCTTCTGCTCGGTCGGCATCACCTGCCATCTCCGAAAACGACGCATGGACAGACACAAGAAGGTGAGGAGGGCTATCCGAGCTGTAATGGTGATCACTTTGGTGTTCACTATCTGCTTCATGCCAAGTGTCTTTACAGGTATGGTTGGGTGgcaaatcaaaatattttatccCAAAATGGAAACATCCTACAAACTGTGGACTCAGGCCTTCATGGTGTGTATTGGCTTCACTTATCTGAACAGTGCTTTGGACCCTGTCATCTATGTTTTCTCTAGCTCCAATTTTTATGATGCTCTGATAACTTCTTTTAGGTTCAAGAGGATTGTCAGAGCAGCCAAGAGTCCATAA